From the Clostridiales bacterium FE2011 genome, one window contains:
- a CDS encoding phosphodiester glycosidase family protein, whose translation MDSKRCYFPVLLFLLLLLLVLPLFASADGTTVSYEGTDYPQDAEYIDLGNFVVKDFDAFTAFLDQMPALKQVDMWKNRMTAAQCDMLAARYPGMRWGWTMVIRNRDHEHLVRTDYTSWSTLHNNTSAKHNSEDFSVLKYCWNLMALDVGHNNVTNLDFLYDLPNLRILIVACNAVEDITPIASLKHLEYLEVFKNRILDISPLEGLDHLMDLNLCFNRIADLSPVLKLPNLKRLWMYSSRKANAVPVGDDVDAIKAAFPNAIINTTHYSTLGGWRMITQRERDPHYEVILKNFGENHLHPRNEYVPFEDSWPSDDVVTQESGEPLELLVPQDFSDKGYLLPVDYSTGSAPKASGYTGNNTYSDSTITVTIGGGVYEECEYWTADILLKDASQLRTLAASLDGSFETTGQMDAVRLAERANAVLAINGDYFSSSEKRGLGYIVRQGTLYENNLEPVGKWNALLMDVLLVDEDGDFTGIHQPQEGSVPARINGKRVLNSFSFGPILVENGRPVDDFRGTDRWFNMAWMDSRQRICICQVDHLHYKIVCCAGPSQKNGGMTIRQFADFVATLDVKIAYNLDGGDSTLLFFGGNKVNELGYQSQRKLTDIIYFASAE comes from the coding sequence ATGGACAGTAAACGTTGTTATTTCCCCGTTCTGTTATTTCTGCTGCTGCTTTTGCTGGTTCTTCCGCTTTTCGCCAGTGCAGACGGAACGACCGTTTCTTATGAAGGAACTGATTACCCCCAGGACGCCGAGTATATTGACCTCGGCAATTTTGTCGTGAAAGATTTTGACGCCTTTACCGCTTTTCTTGACCAGATGCCTGCCCTTAAACAGGTAGATATGTGGAAGAACCGGATGACCGCCGCACAGTGCGATATGCTGGCTGCCCGTTATCCCGGCATGCGCTGGGGCTGGACCATGGTCATCCGCAACCGGGACCATGAGCACCTGGTGCGTACAGACTATACCTCCTGGTCAACGCTGCATAACAATACCAGCGCCAAGCACAACAGCGAGGATTTTTCCGTGCTGAAATACTGCTGGAACCTCATGGCGCTGGATGTCGGCCACAATAACGTCACCAACCTGGATTTCCTGTATGACCTGCCTAACCTCCGGATCCTGATCGTCGCCTGCAACGCGGTTGAGGATATCACCCCTATTGCTTCCCTGAAGCATCTGGAATACCTGGAGGTATTTAAAAACAGGATCCTGGATATCTCCCCGCTGGAAGGGCTGGATCACCTGATGGACCTGAACCTGTGCTTCAACCGGATTGCGGATCTCAGTCCCGTGCTGAAGCTGCCCAACCTGAAGCGGCTCTGGATGTATTCCAGTCGGAAAGCCAACGCCGTTCCCGTCGGTGACGATGTGGACGCGATCAAGGCAGCCTTCCCGAACGCCATCATCAATACCACCCATTATTCCACCCTCGGCGGCTGGCGTATGATCACACAGCGCGAAAGAGATCCCCATTATGAAGTGATCCTGAAAAACTTTGGTGAGAACCATCTCCATCCGCGGAACGAGTACGTCCCCTTCGAAGACAGCTGGCCCTCTGACGATGTTGTCACGCAGGAGTCGGGTGAACCGCTGGAGCTGCTGGTTCCGCAGGACTTCTCGGACAAGGGCTACCTGCTTCCCGTTGATTATTCCACCGGCAGTGCTCCGAAGGCCTCCGGATACACCGGCAATAATACCTATTCCGATTCCACCATTACCGTCACCATCGGCGGCGGCGTCTATGAGGAATGTGAATACTGGACGGCTGATATCCTCCTGAAGGACGCTTCCCAGCTCCGCACCCTTGCGGCCAGCCTGGACGGTTCTTTTGAAACGACAGGCCAGATGGACGCCGTCCGGCTGGCGGAACGTGCCAATGCCGTACTCGCCATCAACGGCGACTACTTCAGCAGTAGTGAAAAGCGCGGCCTGGGATACATCGTCCGCCAGGGCACCCTGTATGAAAACAACCTGGAACCTGTCGGCAAGTGGAACGCACTGCTCATGGACGTACTCCTGGTTGATGAAGACGGCGATTTCACCGGCATCCACCAGCCCCAGGAGGGATCCGTCCCTGCGCGTATCAACGGCAAGCGCGTGCTGAATTCCTTCTCCTTCGGTCCGATCCTGGTGGAAAACGGCCGTCCCGTGGATGACTTCCGCGGCACAGACCGCTGGTTCAATATGGCCTGGATGGATTCCCGCCAGCGGATCTGCATCTGCCAGGTGGATCACCTGCACTACAAGATCGTATGCTGTGCCGGACCTTCCCAGAAGAACGGCGGCATGACCATCCGCCAGTTCGCCGATTTTGTCGCGACGCTGGATGTAAAGATCGCCTACAACCTGGACGGCGGCGATTCCACCCTGCTCTTCTTCGGCGGAAACAAAGTCAACGAGCTGGGTTATCAGTCCCAGCGGAAACTGACCGATATCATCTATTTTGCCTCGGCTGAATAA
- a CDS encoding prolipoprotein diacylglyceryl transferase, protein MLSATTLYCAILALSILVSGSLFLLSVRKHGLSVPLAAGIFIAGLVLAYFFAKGVYVALNWSALKANGAGKWFLLVPEQFSFVGGAIGFCLAPVLFRAKKRREIPAYLDQLAFPAGLLAALMRFDEIFLGELGLADLRDIGLQDMTDGDLFARFPFAVKDSWGVWYLAVCTIAALMILVIIGCMALRARKSRPLPEGLRFERFVFLVCAVRLFLELTRLDCLIFFFVHVDQVLAAVVMLILFIRAGYRVKQQSGHFPGWALVIYLISYVLNGIMQYAMDKPWHFQSLLPEGVYNWLAYNLSSFGTCVLLATTIVTVILYLCLCRKETKTAGEAPAA, encoded by the coding sequence ATGCTTTCTGCAACAACGTTGTATTGTGCGATCCTGGCACTGAGTATCCTGGTGTCAGGTTCCCTTTTCCTGCTGAGCGTCCGGAAGCACGGGCTTTCCGTGCCCCTGGCAGCGGGCATTTTTATTGCCGGCCTTGTGCTGGCTTACTTTTTTGCCAAGGGCGTCTATGTAGCGCTGAACTGGTCCGCACTGAAGGCCAACGGTGCCGGCAAATGGTTTCTGCTGGTGCCGGAACAGTTTTCCTTCGTCGGCGGCGCAATCGGTTTCTGCCTGGCGCCGGTGCTGTTCCGCGCAAAAAAGCGCAGGGAAATCCCCGCGTATCTGGACCAGCTGGCCTTTCCCGCCGGATTGTTGGCAGCCCTGATGCGGTTTGATGAAATTTTCCTGGGAGAACTGGGACTGGCAGATCTCCGCGACATCGGCCTGCAGGACATGACGGACGGGGATCTGTTTGCGCGGTTCCCCTTCGCGGTGAAGGACAGCTGGGGCGTATGGTACCTGGCCGTGTGCACCATCGCGGCGCTTATGATCCTCGTGATCATCGGCTGCATGGCGCTGCGGGCACGGAAGAGCCGCCCCCTGCCGGAGGGGCTGCGCTTTGAGCGCTTCGTCTTCCTGGTATGCGCCGTGCGGCTCTTCCTGGAGCTGACCCGGCTGGACTGCCTGATTTTCTTCTTTGTGCATGTGGACCAGGTGCTGGCCGCGGTGGTGATGCTCATCCTTTTCATCCGCGCCGGATACAGGGTGAAACAGCAGAGCGGGCATTTCCCGGGATGGGCCCTGGTGATTTACCTGATAAGCTATGTGCTGAACGGGATCATGCAGTACGCGATGGACAAGCCCTGGCATTTTCAATCCCTGCTGCCGGAGGGCGTCTACAACTGGCTTGCCTATAACCTGAGTTCCTTCGGCACCTGCGTGCTGCTGGCGACCACGATTGTAACGGTGATCCTGTACCTGTGCCTGTGCCGGAAGGAAACAAAAACCGCAGGAGAGGCTCCTGCGGCTTAA
- a CDS encoding TetM/TetW/TetO/TetS family tetracycline resistance ribosomal protection protein, which translates to MAGKLTVGLAAHVDAGKTTLSEAMLFLSGAVRRQGRVDHGDAFLDTEQMEKERGITIFSKEARLTWGKTDLTLVDTPGHTDFAGETERAISVMDAAVLVISATEGVQSHTRTLWKLLERSGVPVILFVNKMDRYDGNRKEIITALGALSDRIADFTGDPSEAAALCDETCLDLYLRDGAVPEKRIRALIRERKLFPCFFGAALKNEGVEPLLDFLAGFAEEKEYPKEFGARVYKIARDPQGNRLTFLKVTGGELKTRDQVTGGTGENSWTEKIAEIRQYSGARYSAAQRAAAGELCCVTGLSKAMPGDGLGAEYIKGEQTLRPCYACRVIPGPGEDLHKVLDCLKTLTEEEPLLQTEFVEARREIRVHSMGDVYLEVLRRQMKDRFGIEISFGETSVLYRETIMAPAEGVGHYEPLRHYAEVHLWMEPLPAGSGLVFDTDVSTDDLALNWQRLILTHLQEKIHRGILTGAPITDMKITLIAGKAHLKHTEGGDFRQATYRAVRQGLMKAGCVLLEPYLSLEITVPQEALGRVMNDLTLMGGRPEGPEDAEEGLRKIRAVVPASACRNYARDLSARTGGAGRMTASFSAYLPCAEAEKVIAEKAYDPLRDVMNPADSVFCSHGAGVSVPWDQVEQYMHLPLKEERKKAEAAPAVRTGGAAPYRGTAEEEETLRHIFEKTYGPVKAQRLMNPVPKETPAEKLPEEKRTPAPEGEILLVDGYNVLFAWDEWKDRVQENFDAARMQLTELMCDYAGMTGREVILVFDAYKVKGNPGSAEKYKNIYVVYTREAQTADAYIEKTTLLARNRARVRVVTSDRPEQLIALGNEALRTSAREFRREVIGVQGSIAEYLQKNYRPGTERSLERLYKEAWKKSRENNDA; encoded by the coding sequence ATGGCGGGAAAGCTGACGGTGGGTCTGGCGGCCCATGTGGACGCGGGCAAAACCACCCTGTCCGAAGCTATGCTGTTTCTCAGCGGCGCAGTGCGCCGCCAGGGCCGGGTGGACCACGGGGACGCTTTCCTGGATACGGAACAGATGGAGAAGGAACGGGGCATCACGATCTTCTCCAAGGAAGCCAGGCTGACCTGGGGGAAAACGGATCTGACACTGGTGGACACGCCCGGGCATACCGACTTTGCGGGGGAAACGGAGCGGGCTATCAGCGTGATGGACGCCGCTGTGCTGGTAATCAGCGCCACGGAAGGCGTCCAGTCCCATACCCGGACCCTGTGGAAACTGCTGGAGCGCAGCGGGGTGCCGGTGATCCTGTTTGTGAACAAAATGGACCGGTATGACGGAAACCGGAAGGAAATAATCACGGCGCTGGGCGCGCTGTCAGACCGGATCGCCGATTTTACCGGAGATCCTTCAGAGGCGGCTGCCCTGTGCGATGAGACCTGCCTGGATCTGTACCTGCGGGACGGCGCTGTGCCTGAAAAACGGATCCGCGCCCTGATCCGGGAACGGAAGCTGTTCCCCTGCTTTTTCGGGGCGGCCCTGAAGAACGAGGGTGTGGAACCGCTGCTGGATTTCCTGGCCGGGTTCGCGGAGGAAAAAGAGTATCCGAAGGAATTCGGCGCGCGGGTGTACAAGATTGCCCGGGATCCCCAGGGAAACCGGCTGACCTTCCTGAAAGTGACGGGCGGGGAACTGAAAACCCGGGACCAGGTGACCGGCGGCACCGGAGAAAACAGCTGGACAGAAAAGATTGCCGAAATCCGGCAGTATTCCGGGGCAAGATATAGCGCGGCGCAGCGGGCGGCGGCCGGAGAACTGTGCTGCGTGACAGGACTGAGCAAAGCTATGCCCGGGGATGGCCTGGGCGCTGAATATATCAAAGGGGAGCAGACCCTGCGCCCCTGCTATGCCTGCCGGGTGATTCCCGGCCCCGGGGAAGACCTGCACAAGGTGCTGGACTGCCTGAAGACGCTGACGGAAGAGGAACCGCTGCTGCAGACAGAGTTTGTGGAAGCCCGGCGGGAGATCCGGGTGCACTCCATGGGAGACGTGTACCTGGAGGTGCTCCGCCGGCAGATGAAGGACCGCTTCGGGATTGAAATCTCCTTCGGCGAGACCAGCGTGCTGTACCGGGAAACCATTATGGCTCCGGCTGAAGGCGTGGGCCACTATGAGCCGCTGCGCCACTACGCGGAGGTGCACCTGTGGATGGAGCCCCTGCCCGCCGGCAGCGGCCTGGTGTTTGACACGGACGTGTCCACGGACGACCTGGCGCTGAACTGGCAGCGGCTGATCCTGACCCACCTGCAGGAAAAGATTCACCGGGGTATCCTGACCGGCGCCCCGATCACGGATATGAAAATTACCCTGATCGCCGGAAAGGCTCACTTGAAGCATACGGAGGGCGGTGATTTCCGGCAGGCTACCTACCGGGCGGTCCGCCAGGGTCTGATGAAGGCCGGATGTGTACTGCTGGAGCCCTATCTGTCACTGGAAATTACCGTACCCCAGGAAGCCCTGGGCCGGGTGATGAACGACCTGACCCTGATGGGCGGCAGGCCGGAAGGACCGGAGGACGCGGAGGAAGGACTCCGGAAGATTCGGGCTGTGGTGCCTGCTTCCGCCTGTCGGAACTATGCAAGGGATCTCAGCGCGCGGACCGGCGGGGCGGGACGGATGACTGCTTCCTTTTCCGCATACCTGCCCTGCGCGGAGGCGGAAAAGGTGATTGCGGAAAAAGCCTATGATCCGCTCCGGGACGTGATGAATCCGGCGGATTCCGTATTTTGCTCCCACGGCGCCGGGGTTTCGGTTCCCTGGGACCAGGTGGAGCAGTATATGCACCTGCCTTTAAAAGAGGAAAGGAAAAAAGCGGAAGCCGCTCCGGCTGTCCGGACGGGCGGCGCCGCACCGTATCGGGGGACCGCGGAGGAAGAGGAGACCCTGCGGCACATCTTTGAAAAAACCTACGGACCGGTAAAGGCCCAGCGGCTGATGAACCCTGTGCCGAAGGAAACCCCGGCGGAAAAACTGCCGGAGGAGAAACGGACGCCGGCTCCGGAGGGCGAGATCCTGCTGGTGGACGGCTATAATGTGCTGTTTGCCTGGGATGAGTGGAAGGACCGGGTGCAGGAAAACTTCGACGCGGCCCGGATGCAGCTGACGGAGCTGATGTGCGACTACGCGGGCATGACGGGACGGGAGGTTATCCTGGTTTTTGACGCCTACAAGGTGAAAGGGAATCCCGGATCCGCGGAAAAATACAAGAATATCTACGTGGTCTATACCCGGGAGGCACAGACCGCGGACGCCTATATTGAAAAAACCACCCTGCTGGCCCGGAACCGGGCGAGGGTGCGGGTGGTGACCTCCGACCGGCCGGAGCAGCTGATTGCGCTGGGCAATGAAGCGCTGCGCACTTCCGCCCGGGAATTCCGGCGGGAGGTGATCGGCGTGCAGGGAAGCATTGCCGAATACCTGCAAAAAAACTACCGCCCCGGAACGGAACGTTCACTGGAGCGGCTGTATAAGGAAGCCTGGAAGAAATCCAGGGAGAATAATGACGCGTAG
- a CDS encoding rubredoxin codes for MKYECPCGYIYDPEVGDPEGGIAPGTAWEDVPEDWVCPVCGLGKDAFTPV; via the coding sequence ATGAAGTACGAATGTCCCTGCGGCTATATCTATGATCCTGAAGTTGGCGATCCCGAAGGCGGTATCGCTCCCGGCACTGCCTGGGAAGACGTCCCGGAGGATTGGGTCTGCCCCGTCTGCGGTCTCGGAAAGGATGCCTTCACTCCCGTCTGA
- the thrH gene encoding bifunctional phosphoserine phosphatase/homoserine phosphotransferase ThrH: MNIVCLDLEGVLVPEIWIAFSQASGIPELKRTTRDEPDYDKLMKWRLGILREHGLGLKDIQDTIATIDPMPGAKEFLDTLRSETQAIILSDTFTQFASPLMKKLGWPTIFCNELEVGEDGMITGYRIRVEKSKLTTVKALQSIGFETIAAGDSYNDLGMIQASKAGILFRSTEQIKKDYPDLPACETYDELLALIRAAL; encoded by the coding sequence ATGAATATTGTATGTCTTGACCTTGAAGGGGTGCTGGTGCCTGAGATCTGGATTGCCTTCTCCCAGGCCAGCGGCATCCCGGAACTGAAACGCACCACCCGGGACGAGCCGGATTATGACAAGCTGATGAAGTGGCGGCTGGGCATCCTGCGGGAGCACGGCCTGGGCCTGAAGGATATTCAGGACACCATTGCCACCATCGATCCCATGCCCGGCGCGAAAGAATTCCTGGATACCCTCCGGAGTGAAACCCAGGCGATCATTCTGTCCGACACCTTTACCCAGTTTGCTTCTCCCCTGATGAAGAAGCTGGGCTGGCCCACCATCTTCTGCAATGAGCTGGAGGTCGGTGAGGACGGCATGATCACCGGTTACCGCATCCGGGTGGAAAAAAGCAAGCTGACCACCGTCAAGGCCCTGCAGAGCATCGGCTTTGAAACCATCGCCGCCGGGGACAGCTACAATGACCTGGGCATGATCCAGGCCAGCAAGGCCGGCATCCTGTTCCGCTCTACCGAGCAGATCAAGAAGGATTATCCTGATCTGCCCGCCTGCGAAACCTATGATGAGCTGCTGGCGCTGATCCGTGCCGCACTGTAA
- a CDS encoding sugar ABC transporter permease, translated as MSVSASTPAHRGGLRYRFGLALRRDWQLWVLLLPCLAFFIVFCYFPMYGVQIAFRDYKAAFGITGSQWVGLKYFEKFFNSYYCGRMFANTFLLNLYGLLFGFPIPILLAIMLNQLNSKRFKGFAQTAIYVPHFISTVVLAGMIYLFFSPTNGIINHLITAAGGKSIYFIMEPQWFRPLFIGSDIWQNAGWNTILYIATLTSIDPQLYEAATIDGATRWEKIRHIDIPHLIPIAVMMLILNCGSLLSSNTDKALLLQTSGNMATSDIFGVYVYSVGIAAQKAQYSYASAIGLCLNLINFAIIMGVNSISRRMSDISLF; from the coding sequence ATGAGTGTTTCCGCATCCACCCCCGCGCATCGCGGCGGACTCAGGTACAGATTTGGATTAGCCCTGCGCCGTGACTGGCAGTTGTGGGTGCTGCTGCTGCCCTGCCTGGCATTCTTCATTGTATTCTGTTATTTCCCGATGTACGGCGTACAGATTGCCTTCCGGGACTATAAAGCCGCCTTCGGCATTACCGGCAGCCAGTGGGTCGGACTGAAATATTTCGAAAAATTCTTCAACAGCTATTACTGCGGGCGGATGTTTGCGAACACCTTCCTGCTGAACCTCTACGGCCTGCTGTTCGGTTTCCCGATTCCGATCCTCCTGGCGATCATGCTGAACCAACTGAACAGCAAACGGTTCAAGGGCTTTGCCCAGACCGCCATCTATGTGCCGCACTTTATTTCCACCGTTGTGCTGGCTGGCATGATCTACCTTTTCTTTTCGCCCACCAACGGCATCATCAATCACCTGATCACCGCTGCCGGAGGGAAAAGCATCTATTTCATTATGGAACCCCAATGGTTCCGGCCGCTGTTCATCGGATCGGACATCTGGCAGAACGCCGGATGGAACACCATCCTCTATATCGCCACACTGACCAGTATCGATCCCCAGCTTTACGAGGCAGCCACCATTGACGGCGCCACCCGCTGGGAAAAGATCCGGCATATTGATATTCCCCACCTGATCCCCATCGCGGTGATGATGCTGATCCTCAACTGCGGATCGCTCCTCTCCTCCAACACGGACAAGGCCCTGCTGCTGCAGACCAGCGGCAACATGGCCACCTCGGACATCTTCGGCGTCTACGTGTACAGCGTCGGCATCGCCGCCCAGAAGGCCCAGTATTCCTACGCCTCCGCCATTGGCCTGTGCCTGAACCTGATCAACTTCGCCATCATCATGGGAGTCAACAGCATTTCCCGCAGGATGAGCGATATCAGCCTGTTCTGA
- a CDS encoding carbohydrate ABC transporter permease, giving the protein MTVTAVKAKKQNRIRETRKDRIFNAINTLFWVLVLFLVLYPLWLILIASVSDPDAVLQAKVLIWPVDFSLMGYDAVLQNSELLNSYVNSVFYTVVGSALSVIVSLAAAYALSRGFAGKKFVNLAITFTMFFSGGLIPIFLNIRDLGLYNTRTVMILMNLVSVWNLMVARTYIQTSIPNDLYEAAVIDGADHFTYFFKCVLPLSGTIIAVLSVYYGVARWNDYFTGLVMLRDRSLYPLQLVLREILASLTSTGSSDTFFAAYADNLGGLQAALRKAEVAKYCCIVVATVPAVVLYVFMQKYFVKGVMIGSLKG; this is encoded by the coding sequence ATGACTGTTACGGCCGTGAAAGCAAAAAAGCAAAACCGGATCCGCGAAACCCGGAAGGACCGGATCTTTAACGCAATCAACACCCTGTTCTGGGTCCTGGTCCTGTTCCTTGTCCTGTATCCACTGTGGCTGATCCTCATCGCTTCCGTCTCAGACCCGGACGCGGTCCTGCAGGCAAAGGTCCTGATCTGGCCGGTCGATTTTTCTCTGATGGGATATGACGCGGTGCTCCAGAACAGCGAACTGCTGAACAGCTATGTGAACTCCGTCTTCTACACGGTGGTCGGTTCCGCCCTGAGCGTAATCGTTTCCCTGGCTGCCGCCTACGCGCTCTCCCGCGGGTTTGCGGGCAAAAAGTTTGTCAACCTGGCCATCACGTTCACCATGTTCTTTTCCGGCGGCCTGATCCCTATCTTCCTGAACATCCGGGATCTCGGGCTGTACAACACCCGGACAGTCATGATCCTGATGAACCTGGTTTCCGTCTGGAACCTGATGGTTGCAAGGACCTATATCCAGACCAGCATTCCAAACGACCTGTATGAAGCCGCCGTCATCGACGGGGCGGATCACTTTACCTATTTCTTCAAGTGCGTGCTACCGCTGTCCGGCACCATCATCGCGGTGCTTTCAGTCTACTACGGCGTTGCCCGCTGGAACGATTATTTCACCGGTCTGGTCATGCTGCGGGACCGCAGCCTGTATCCCCTGCAGCTGGTGCTGCGGGAAATCCTGGCCTCCCTCACCTCCACAGGCTCCTCCGATACCTTCTTCGCGGCTTACGCGGATAACCTGGGCGGCCTGCAGGCGGCGCTGCGCAAGGCCGAGGTGGCCAAATACTGCTGCATCGTGGTGGCCACTGTGCCCGCGGTTGTGCTGTATGTCTTCATGCAGAAATACTTTGTCAAAGGCGTCATGATCGGGTCTTTGAAGGGATAA
- a CDS encoding AraC family transcriptional regulator — MSQIRSTNDSARAARYEDGFRVLQGRREYVTYQADSSIRIWYSDIPWRYEAHNHSAVEILLTLEGTVTYTVEDKLYQVRKGEILIVPPDTLHSLSMGEGSSRYLFLFEPDAIMSMRDIKYMASYFDRPFHLRDGSDAHVRIRDLLLRANDAYEKREMLWNTLCYSCILRLYATLGQHYLGSVRPHTGDSTGNMDAEVINAVMTYVNNHYREDLTLEEVAQFAGFSRYYFSRSFKKQTGYSFKEYLCQKRVQVAMDLLIRTNRSMRDVALESGFGSVATFNRVFREKKGCTPSQYRTIYGIP, encoded by the coding sequence GTGTCACAGATCAGGAGCACGAACGATTCCGCCCGGGCCGCGCGCTATGAGGACGGCTTCCGGGTTCTGCAGGGCCGGCGGGAATACGTGACCTACCAGGCGGACTCATCCATCCGGATCTGGTATTCGGACATTCCCTGGCGCTACGAAGCCCATAACCACTCCGCGGTGGAAATCCTCCTGACGCTGGAGGGCACGGTGACCTACACCGTTGAGGACAAACTCTACCAGGTCCGCAAGGGGGAAATCCTGATCGTCCCCCCGGACACCCTGCATTCCCTTTCCATGGGTGAAGGCAGCAGCCGGTATCTTTTCCTGTTTGAGCCTGACGCGATCATGTCCATGCGGGATATCAAGTACATGGCTTCCTATTTCGACAGGCCTTTCCATCTCCGGGACGGATCGGACGCCCATGTGCGCATCCGGGATCTGCTGCTCCGGGCCAACGACGCCTATGAGAAGCGGGAAATGCTCTGGAACACCCTGTGCTACAGCTGCATTCTCCGGCTCTACGCCACCCTGGGACAGCATTACCTGGGCAGCGTCCGGCCCCATACCGGGGACAGCACGGGAAACATGGACGCCGAGGTTATCAACGCAGTCATGACCTATGTCAACAACCATTACCGGGAGGATCTTACCCTGGAGGAAGTAGCGCAGTTTGCCGGCTTCAGCCGCTACTATTTCTCCCGTTCCTTCAAAAAGCAAACGGGATATTCCTTTAAAGAGTACCTGTGCCAGAAGCGGGTACAGGTAGCCATGGACCTGCTCATCCGGACCAACCGTTCCATGCGGGACGTTGCGCTGGAGAGCGGCTTCGGCAGCGTGGCCACCTTTAACCGGGTATTCCGGGAAAAGAAAGGCTGCACGCCCTCCCAGTACAGGACGATTTACGGAATCCCGTGA
- a CDS encoding extracellular solute-binding protein: MKKLVSLLLACCMLLSLSAAFAEEKVELTAFQYALENQNTDFNGLWFFDELEKKTNTHVTFQMVKDADWATNVNLMFAVPDQMPDMILRHAVDVEEYGVSQGLLLPLDEYLTEEIMPNYVSRLNINNAGDSIPASDGKTYYIGFLMAQNVNHTGTWYVNQKELEKLGKTAPTTIAETTELLRAMKADGIKWPFSASYTQFGPETIWNQFASFGVPENTYYYFIDADNKVQFTCAQDGWRACVEWLHQLYEEELMDPESLTQDSNLWANKVNDGEVGYFCYLRLINTAIKAENVENFKSILPPAADGFKACVSQILEVPEAGAYLTKNCKDPVAALKWIDAQLETETMMVSLNGKVGEQIVLNDEGKYEVIDIPADNGLYQFVPVTMGQFFAPGDYYTSIYQMAPHRVERYEDSKWYAESGVLEPKSFQYLRDLSKLSNEDATEAADIYTELQKLVEESFANFVRNGVTDESWNNFQEQAKAIGSERYIELYQNAYDAYLAK, from the coding sequence ATGAAGAAACTCGTTTCCCTGCTGTTGGCATGCTGTATGCTGCTCAGCCTGAGCGCCGCCTTCGCTGAAGAGAAGGTAGAGCTCACCGCCTTCCAGTACGCGCTGGAAAACCAGAACACCGATTTCAACGGCCTCTGGTTCTTCGACGAACTGGAAAAGAAAACCAACACCCACGTCACCTTCCAGATGGTGAAGGACGCTGACTGGGCAACCAACGTCAACCTGATGTTCGCCGTGCCGGACCAGATGCCCGACATGATCCTCCGCCACGCGGTGGATGTGGAAGAATACGGCGTCTCCCAGGGCCTGCTGCTTCCCCTCGATGAATACCTGACCGAGGAGATCATGCCCAACTATGTCAGCCGCCTGAACATCAACAACGCCGGCGACTCCATCCCCGCCAGCGACGGCAAAACCTACTACATCGGCTTCCTGATGGCCCAGAACGTGAACCATACCGGCACCTGGTATGTGAACCAGAAGGAACTGGAGAAGCTGGGCAAGACCGCTCCCACCACCATTGCCGAAACCACCGAGCTGCTCCGCGCCATGAAGGCTGACGGAATCAAGTGGCCCTTCTCCGCGTCCTACACCCAGTTCGGGCCGGAAACCATCTGGAACCAGTTCGCCTCCTTCGGCGTACCGGAAAACACCTACTACTACTTCATCGACGCTGACAACAAGGTCCAGTTCACCTGCGCCCAGGACGGCTGGCGTGCCTGCGTGGAATGGCTGCATCAGCTGTATGAAGAGGAACTGATGGATCCGGAATCCCTGACCCAGGACTCCAACCTCTGGGCCAACAAGGTCAACGACGGCGAAGTCGGCTACTTCTGCTACCTGCGCCTGATCAACACCGCCATCAAGGCTGAGAACGTGGAGAACTTCAAGTCCATCCTGCCTCCCGCCGCCGACGGATTCAAGGCCTGCGTGTCCCAGATCCTGGAAGTGCCGGAAGCCGGCGCCTACCTGACCAAGAACTGCAAGGATCCCGTGGCTGCCCTGAAGTGGATCGACGCCCAGCTGGAAACCGAAACCATGATGGTTTCCCTGAACGGCAAGGTCGGCGAGCAGATCGTGCTCAACGACGAAGGCAAGTATGAAGTCATCGATATCCCCGCGGACAACGGCCTGTATCAGTTCGTTCCGGTTACCATGGGCCAGTTCTTCGCCCCCGGCGACTACTACACCTCCATTTACCAGATGGCGCCCCACCGCGTGGAACGCTATGAAGACAGCAAGTGGTACGCTGAATCCGGCGTGCTCGAGCCCAAGAGCTTCCAGTACCTGCGCGACCTGAGCAAGCTGAGCAACGAAGACGCTACTGAGGCTGCTGACATCTACACCGAGCTGCAGAAGCTGGTGGAAGAATCCTTCGCCAACTTCGTGCGCAACGGCGTCACGGATGAAAGCTGGAACAATTTCCAGGAGCAGGCCAAGGCGATCGGTTCCGAGCGCTACATCGAACTGTACCAGAACGCCTATGACGCCTACCTGGCCAAGTAA